Genomic segment of Pseudopipra pipra isolate bDixPip1 unplaced genomic scaffold, bDixPip1.hap1 HAP1_SCAFFOLD_546, whole genome shotgun sequence:
cctgatcttggacacttccagggatggggcagccacagtttctctgggcaatctgtgccggggcctcaccaccctcacaggaaataatttcttcctaatacctaaacTAAACCTATCTTCTGTCAGTGTAGATTGAATACCTAGTTTACATTACTACTTTGAAGATATTTGACtagggaaaattttaaaaatctgattcCCAGAAAGATTTGAACAGCAGAGTCTTATAAGTGTATCTCAGTCAGAgcatccattaaaaaaaaggttttcagaCTCACCCTGTGTCATATGTGGCAGAACTCAGCTAAATCTTTTGCAACTTGTAAAGGAGGAAAACGGCCACCAGAGGGGGACTGGGGACAGACGGTGATGCTCAAAGGCAGTGTTATTACCTGAGTGATCATAGGAAATCCCATGACGAAAAAGGACACGCAGCACCCAAGAGTGAACAGTGCCTTGTGCGTACGTAAGTACTTGGGGAACTCATCTGAAACAGAGGTCACAATAGTCTCGATAGTGGCAAACTGGAAGACAAAATGAAAGGATTCATTTCAGTGCACACAGTGTACACAAAGTGGTCCAGCTagatgtaaaagaaaataagagagcATTTTGAATCCTAGGGAGCATTTTGAATCCTAAGTGTTAAATGCTCAGATGTCAACACCAAAGCTCTGCCCAAATGATTTCAGCATTGATGGCCTTACTTCATTCCTCTCTTTGGAAACTGGTTCACTGCCCACATGGAAAATAGCAATTAACCTCATGGTCCCCCAGACAAACAAATAGGAAAAGAGTGGGACACAAAAGCAGTTTACCATGGTGTCTAATCCAAGAGTTAGAAGCATCAAAAAGAATATTATGGCccagaagggagagagaggaagccTCGTTAAGGCTTCTGGGTAAACCACAAAAGCAATTCCAGGACctagaaacaagaaaaataaaggttatCAGGTTCAGTCTTTCTTATTTAGAGAAAGATCTAAGCATCACAGAATTTAGCCTCACCTGATTAATCTCTATTTTCACCGTAAGATTCAAATCACTCATTTGCTCCTACTTTCCAAGCAGAATACGTATGCAATGAGTATACCAATATACTGGAccaaacaaattttaaaaataagcaacaGTTGCATACTGCAGCTATGTTTCTGTTCTACTCTGTGATCAAATTCCTGCCAAGTACCAATCCAGCCGTAGGTCAACATGACAAACACCCACAGCCTCAGTGCTGCCTCAAGGATgaatggaaaagcaaaaatcctTCTTCTTTAACTCATCAGCACACAGTCAAAtgagaagcagagaacaaaaaagATAGCCAGATGTGATACCAGACACAAGGTAAAAACTACTGTGAatctaaaaaaatccacaagaaaacctgaaataatGCAGAGCACAAAAAATAAggagctggggttttttaaagcgTTAACCAGGAGTTTCCCGTTCTTTTTTGTTTGATATATTGGGCTTTAATTTCTGTCAActttaaaggaaaagcatttttacaAGTGTGCTCAGAGTTGATCGGGAGCAAAGGCTGCAGGAATGCAGTGTCAACATTACAGTAGATGGCACTTCTTCTCTATTCATCCCAGCTAAAGGAATTCCCACTTCCAACACTCCTGCCAGGTGAGATACAAATGAGAGCCAAGTTGTACTGAATGCCTCATGGCAAGAGAATGGGCTCCCCACTCACTCTGTCCTGGCTATTTCTGATCTAATCATTGCACCCCAGttcctccagctccacagctgcttctgtTCAAGAGACAACTGCTATTTGCTCACGTACTGAGGAAAACACAGTTTTAGCAGCATGTCACATCGTCTCCTCAGGCAACATGTCGAGTGTTTGGGGTTCCCTCTGAACAAAAGGCAAATACAAGACTTAGCAACACAgtacaaaaaaagacaaacccaaCACTGTACGTGATTCAGTGTTGCTGCCTTTAAAATGTGCTGCAGAAAAAATGACTTTTTGAAATAAGAAGGGGCAGGTAGAACTACTATATATTTACAAGCACTTCTTTCACCTCttgattaaatatttcttcttgattATTAGAGACAAGGGCTCTCTTTACAGCAGATTCCTGCATGTGAAAGTTTAATTAAGTCTCAGAATAATGAGTTCCCATTAATACCACTTTCAGGAAAAGTTAAATTAGAGAATATTAAACTGCACATCTTTCCATGTCGACTCCTCATAACTCTCCGAAATAACATGGATCAACCACAGGTCAACAGTCACAGAGAAGCTGGCTCACATCCTTTCCATCTTTGGAGACTTAGGTGGGTATGAACTCTTTCTAAAAGTCTATTAAAGACAGgaaaactcaaaatattttatatgtgttaaaatttaaaaagtccAATGACCTTgaactttcattttaaattactaaCATTTTTCAACTGCGCTATATTCTTAATCAGACAGTAAGACAAAAAGAGATTgttctgtctctccctccatGGTAAGTGTTTTATTTGTTCATCAGATAGATTAGCTTTTCCTGAAAAGAGGATTCTAAATGAAAAAACATACTATGTTTTTCAGATTAatattttaggagaaaaaaaaaaggaaaaaacccttcctATTTCCATTAACATTTTCATTCAAGGTTTTGAAAACTTGAAGGGAGATTATGTTTCATCATCgttttggcttttttctctttcactgcaaaaaaaaaatacaactttaGAACATAAAAAAATGATAGGCAAGGACAAGAACTGGTTCCTTTCCCCACTTCTTGAGTCTGCTTTTTAATTATGGTAATTCAGTGCACTACCTCAGTCCACAATTATCCCTAATCTTCGCACTCTTCCTACTACAAAGTCATCTATTACTTCACTGAATTTTGTTTCCCTCTGTCATGGAGAGCAGCAAGGCCTCACCcctgtgaaataattttaaatggcCTAAGCAGACTCTTACAAACACACTCACAGCCCTACAATAAGCTTGTCTTGTGACAGCTATTTCCACATCCCCTGGAACAGCTGCTGAGACAGCTGGGAACAGAGAGCTCCAGCCTGGGACTCAAAGACCACCAGCCAGAAAAGGGTTTTTGATCTTCTGTGCTAAATTTTACACCATCTCCAGGGAGATGCATGAACCAGCTGAAACAAGTGTTTCCTCCACCACCAgtcctgtctctccatcccACCTCTGTCCGTCTCTTTGGAGCTTCCACTGCAGCTCCACTCAGGCACAGCTTCTTTAATTCCTTACAAATAATTTTGGTGAGTGCAGTGTGGTTTagcttttggggtttggtttgtttgtttgtttgttccaGAATGGAGGTAAAATCTAAAATAGAAATACTGATGTAAACATTACTCCTAAAAACACCTGGCTTCACAtggagtttttaaaaaataatgatctCATCTGTCcagaaaattgggaaaaaatttaACTTTTCTGTTGCCACCTAGTGACTGCCAAACCAAAAAGAAGAGATGAGGCATTGAATACTGAATTGACATTACACTAGCCTGCAAGTTCAGTATCCCCTACTACTTGCTGTCAAGAAACAGTTTATCAGCTGACCATTATTCATTTCATACTATGAAATTCTCCTCTCAGACCCTATATCCCTCTATATCATCCCTCTAAAATGATTGTCAAAATTGGATAGGATTATAACTTCTCTGAATCTTAGCCCAAAAACTCTTCCTTTCCTACTTGCTGCTTCTTATAGCAAAGTAGGGTCAAGAGAgtaagtcctgtgaggagtgactgagggagctgggattgttgaTCCTGGCAAAGAAGAGACTCAGGGGAGATCTAATTGCTCgctacaactccctgaaaggaggttgtagccaggtggggattggcCTTTTCTCCTGggcaaccagtgacaggatgagataACAcagtctcaagctgtgccaggggaggctcagactggacatcaggaagaattttttcactgaaggggttgttaaacattgggaggggctgcccagggaggtggtgaagtcaccatccctggaagcattcaagaaacaactggcaCTTAGAGCTATGGTTTAGTTGGCATAGTGGTCTTCAGCTCTGCTAATTAGGACCTTTCAGATCTCTTCTTATAACCATCTCAGTTCATTACTGAAGATCTTCTAATCAattcttcagaaatgttttactTCCCCATGGAGGCATCTCCTTTCTTCCCACAGTTCAGAAGCTCAATCCACCTTTCACACCATATTTCTCCCACCTTCTACACTACAAAGGCCACCTCCCTCCCATCTAAAAATCCCACCAACAGAAACAACTTTTATCTTGAAGAGGATTTGACAAACAACAGCAGAGACAGATGAAAAGACCAATAATCCCTCAGACTATGAGAAGGGACCATCCCACACTACCCTTCATCAGTCATTTACACAAAGATTTAAAATGAGTCTCagcttccttccttctcttacCAAACAAGTGATAAAGAGGTTTCAAGGAAGATATTGACTTACCAGTGTACCTTCTCCTGTACAGAAACGCCTACATGTGGTTTACTAATCCACACCAGTTTGAAGTCGTAATTCCCTCCTCCAGTATCAATGTCATCATTAATAACAGAGCTGAAGGTGCTACCAGGTGCCTGCCTAAGTAACAAAATGCCAGTGTACCCTACCTTGGTCTGCCACAGCTTCAATATTCACTTTGAGTTCATTTGCCATGAAGCCAATAACTGAGAAGATGACAAAGCCTGCAAATATACTTGTGGCACTGTTGGTACATGTGACTATCAATGTgtccctgaaaagaaaaaaacaagaagtTATGACACCTTGTTGGGATACGTGCAAGGAGGGGTTTGTACATATTTCAGGAGTCTCTCATGAGCACACACATCTGTGGGAATGCTGGTGAAGGCACACTTTTATACTTATCAGGTGCATTTGATGCTGATCAGAGAGCACAGGAGTCTTCATATCAGCTGTGCAAGTTTTCATCACCCACGTGCCATGTAGGAACCAGAAGCTGTGCAGGAGGACAAGCATTTCTGCTCTTGGCCTCTCCAAAGATGATGACGTGATTGGTAACACATTTTTTAACTCTTTGCCTCATAAGCATATCTGCTCACTATATTACATATGGACTAACTACCACTATCCAGGTAAGACGGGTTTTGTCCTGTATCCTTCTTGCATTTATACATAAAATTCCAGGGTTTAGCTTTCTGTACCTTGCAGAACTCACTCAAACACCTTCCCATTTTCAGAGGATTCCTTGGTACATTCTCCCACTGTTGATATTGTTAAGTGAATCTCAAGCAATCTATACCTGAATGTCTTACTATGCTGGAAATGTCAAGACACGTGACTTGAGAGGAAACCAGCCCTCATGAACCCCATCCATAGTTATTACATTCctgataggatttttttttttaacaatatgtGTGTCCAGAGGACTTCCCCACAAACTACTACAACTTAGGCAAAAATAGGTCACTCACTTTCAATGTTTGGGATTTTTATGTTGGTTAGAAACATTGCTAAATTAATACTGAAATTAACCATGatgtttctccctttttttttccctgatattCTGATTGTATTCATTCATCAACCAAAAATCAAAGGCCAGAAATATAGTTTTCAAAAATAGGAGCCAAAGGATTTCTGTGTGGGAGTTACTGAGTATGCAGCACCGTCACTTTTCATCAATATTTTGGGACAATtatattaaattactttttgaGCACTAGtaaaaaggtttttaaattcctttttgcAAAGAAAGGTGGATCAGGATTTTAAAGTTAAGTATTTTCTACTCTGTACTTAGAAGTCATAGGATAAGGCAGTCAAAATCCCAAGGAGTGTATGCTTTACAGTCTTGAGTTGGAAAGTTATTTCCCCTTGAGTTGGGAAAGTTATTAAGCCTCCTCTTGGGACAGTTCCTGTGATGCTGCTGCATGTCCTGAATCAGCACCTCCATCACTGCAGGAATTGGTAAAAGTTTACTTCAGATTAGctttaaagagaataaaataacaGGGAAGCACTCTCCTAGTGCcaattctttttgtttcttccatCTGCAGACATTTATCTGGCAGGCTTTTGGATGAAAAACTACACAATGCTACCAGAACGCATTGACTTTTCTCCttgtaaaaaaaccaactttCGGTGAGttcaaataaaagcaattttaaatttCACAACACGAAATAACTTTGTGCATGTAAAACCACACTAAGagcaattggaaaaaaaaaaccaaacacatttaGGAGATAGAAGAATCACATCTTTGGAAGGTGCAAGTTAAACTCCTGCATGTCTGACAATAGCAAAGCTCAGCCCATTCTACACATGGGCTGTTCTTCAGCAGAGGCTGCCAACTGACTCTGTTTCGTGCCACTGCTCACAGCTGTTGACAGCTTCCCAGACTGTCTTTCAACCTCATCCTGCTGATTCTGAAAATGAAGAGCCAAGAGGAGCTCTAATAAGCCTAAGGCTCCTCTTGAGACTAGTAGATTAGGGCCTGGGGAGAGGAGACAATACCCAAAGCCAAAAGGATTAAATGTAAAAGAACACCACACAcggagaggagaaaggaaaaggggaagggggaaagggaaaaggggcagGCCAAAAGGAgcaggggaaaaggggaaggggaaaaaggggtaggggaaagagaaagggaagggcaaagggaaagaagagaaagagaaagggagagggagagggagagggagagggagagggagagggagagggagagggagagggaaagggaaagggaaagggaaagggaaagggaaagggaaagggaaagggaaagggaaagggaaagggaaagggaaagggaaagggaaagggaaagggaaagggaaagggaaagggaaagggaaggagaaggagaaggagaaggagaaggagaaggagaaggagaaggagaaggagaaggagaaggagaaggagaaggagaaggagaaggagaaggagaaagagaaagagaaagagaaagagaaagagaaagagaaagagaaagagaaagagaaagagaaagagaaagagaaagagaaagagaaagagaaagagaaagagaaagagaaagagaaagagaaagagaaagaaagaggagaggaaaagagggggaaaaaagacacaaaaggcatgagagaaaaaaagacacgagagaaaaaaagacacgAGAGGAGGATCTTACAAATCAGATTTCTGCAAGTTGGAAGACAATATGTTTAATAAAACCGATTTTTTCACTCTTACATACCTGTAGCAATTATTATGGAATTTGTTGTAAGAAGAGAGAGTAATTAGACCTCCCCATGCTGCAGAtaaggagaagaaaatctgaGTGGCAGCATCCTTCCAAACCTACGTAAGACAAACAGGAGAGGAAATAGCATCAGCTTCAGGAAAGAATGTTAGAGTGTTAGAAAGTTCAATAATACTATTACATGTTACTGTGAGGGGATTGACATTTAAGTACTTTAAATGAACTTTAAACTAAATGGATGTCAATAgaatatttaaaagtaaaaccCTGCCATGAAATACATCATGCCCATTTGATGAAGAGTACTATTCTGATTGAGCCCATATAAAAGGACCATATTAACTTTGCTGTATATGGAAGACACAAATATCCAAACTACATTGTTTTATACACATCAGTTCAAatacattcaaaaaaaaatacaaatcaagAGGAAAAATCTGCACCAGATACTGATGTTTTATCTGCCAGTGACCCTAAATAATACTTTATCCACATAAGATGAAGAACGAGTTTCCACAGATGACAATACCACCCCTGTACACATAAAATGCTTTCAGCAGACACCAAGAGATCTTCATGACTTATTCACCCCAGTAGTTAGAAGCGCAATAGTAAACCCACCATAGCATCAATTAGCTTCTCCCACTTTGGTGTGATGAAGTACCAGATTCCATCTCCAGCTCCAGGGAGAGTTACTCCTCTTATAAGAAGGATGATGAGAACTACATAGGGGAATGTAGCTGTAAAATACACCACCTGGACAGACCAAAGGAAAGGTTGGTAAAAGGGCTTATTTGGATAAgaagagaggaggggaaaatacAGGTGCTACAGAATTGCCTGAAGAAAGCAATTACTCAGGCTCAGAGACAACAGTAAACTAGGAAATAAACTAGGAAAACAACAGTGTTATTTCCCAGGAAATCTGAAATTTTATGGCTCTTCTTGCTGCTGGAAACAGGAATAACACCAACAGCAACAAAGATAATAGTTGGGATTCTagacagagagaggaagagggttCCTCTCTCTGTATGGAGAGGAACAATAGGAATTTACAGCTAAAAGAAAATATCACTTTTGATCCTTGCCCAGAGCAAACTATCACAGCTCAATGGAAATTAAATGAGCAGTGCCATTCAATAACACTTaaatttctgtgggttttttccctgtatatttccatatatttttctgtatttaacaaaaaaaaaaaagcctaattaAGTTTTATTACTGTTTGTACTTCTTAATAATTGCATATTACCGCGGTGATATTTATGgttcaaatgcaaaaaaaagaaagtcagtGAAATGATCCAGATAGAACTAATCACCATGATATCTAAATACACAACAGTGGTTGTGTGTCTAATGTCTTAATAATTATCTAGtacagagctctctgtggtcAGACAAGATGACTAGATTATGGCCAGTTAAGCTCTACACTTGACACAAaagcatttcaaatatttttcacattaaCCTCTGAGTTTAAACAAGCCAGAATCATAACATATTGTGGAATcatatcatagaatggtttgggtatgaagggaccctaaagcccATTTCATTCCAACTTCCtcccataggcagggacaccttccactggtccaggttgctcagagacccatccagcctggccttgaacacttccagggatggagcagccacagcttcactgggcaacctgttccagggcctcaccaccctcacagggaagaatgtcttcctaatatctaatctaacccccctctctttcagtttgaagccctTATCTTTGTTCTGTCACTCCATGTCCTtctccaaagtccctctccaactctcttggagcccctttaggaaGGTGCCCTAAGGTCTCTTtcagagccttctccaggctgaacaactccagctctctcagcccaTCTTCatggagagatgctccagccccctgagcatctttgtggtttcctctggactcactccaagaGGTCCATGTCCTTTTTATGTTGTGGGCCCCAGACCTGGACACACCACTCCAGATGTATTCTCACCAGAACTGAgagggagaatcacctccctcaacctctGGTCTGAGCTGAAGCAACTTTTGAAACTGCTTTCCTAACcttctttttgctgtttcaaGAGGTGTTTCAACAGGTTACCCTGATGAATTTTTGTGCAGTCTAATCTCTGTATAAATACAAGATTTCTATCTCTGACACCAAgaactcaatttttttcctctctgacatcaAAGAGTCAATATTTTTCTTGGCCATTAAGACACACTTGAAGAAATATCTGTTGCCATACCCAAACCAAAGTTATTATCCAGACCCTTATCtttcacaaaacatttttccacagtaaggtgggggaaaaaatatctcaATTTTCCCATGGCACTCTGAGTCTCTGGATTTTTAATTACCAAATTACCTCGCAAGAGATGATGTCAGCTTCCAGAAGCAAAGGGATGGCTTGTAATCAGAAACTCTGGGGTCAGCTCTAGAAGGTTCATGTCTGCATTTCCACTATCTTTATCCCATTAAGTATCTAGTTATTTTGCTCCAACTTTTTTGAAGTTCagttctgattttaaaatatgttactTAGCATCTACATTTACATCAAAATTTCCTGGATTCCAGTGGAATGTGAGATGATTGCAGAATTTTGATAAACACCACACAGAATAGGGAAGGCTGGAAGGTATCCTTTTTGCCATCCCACTGCTGAGTGCAGCTCAAGAGCTCCTTTTAAACTGACTGAAGATTAAGGAACAAATGCTGAACAAAAAGTGTTTATGTTTTGACTGAAAACATAGACAGGAAAAAGGCATTTCAATTAATACTTAGTcatttactgaaaatattttctgaaattcagtGCCTTAAATGAGTGTGATTTCCTTAAAACATCACCCTGCTTTCTTGAAGTGTACAATCTCAAATACTATTCTTACTTTTCCTGATGACTTGATTCCTTTAGCAAGGGAGGCATATACAATCACCCAAGCTAGGAAAAGAGATAGTGCCAAGGGCCATCTGATCTCACCAGGATATTCAATTCCTGCTGAAATCTTCAATACAAAGTACCTAagaataaaagaatttaaaaaaaaaaataaaaattgagggaaaaaaagaacagaaaaaaataataacagcaTTATAAAGCAACCGGAGGCAGTAATTGAGTGCAAATTCCTGgagtattttgttttgcttcagcaTCCTCAGCAGTTTCTCTAGAAGGTTCCAACGATTCTCAccatgtattattttatttatctgcaTTGCAGTAGTAGATAAAACTGCCGGGCATGGGCCAACACCccagctgtgctgagcaccatAGGAACAGAACACAAGTAATCCAGCATTTGAACTGCCTTTCATCATTCCCAAGcataaaaaattaacattatttGCTGTCCATAGCTATTATATTTCTAGTTTTCCAAGCAGTGATTTGTTGCCTGTTTCAGCGGATTTTAAAGAGAGATTAACATAACGGTCACTAAACAAAGAAAGATCTTACTTGAAATATTCTTCACTTCCACTGacaaatgttttgtttccttccctgGTGAAGTTAACCATGGTTAAGTTTGGATAGGCACTCATGCAGAAAGTAGAGTTCTTGATTTGTATTTTTGGATGGTCACCAATAATGCAGGAatctaggaagaaaaaaagaaaataaaaacaaacaaacaaaacaaaacacaaacaaccaaaaaaaaggtgtaaagttggggttttctgtttgtttggttggtttttttcttgtaaaattaCAAGAAAGCAGTAAATCACACATTGAACTTTTGTTCAAGTGCCTATACCTTTTCTGGAAGGTTATTACTAGGATtacttttccccttttcatgtcACAGTGAGTTTTTGGCCGTTTGCAAAAACGGTTTtcgtttttttgtttgtttgtttttttcgtTATTAAGAGAAGCTTCTCTAAAGGCAAATAATTTGTCTAGAGGACACCCGAGGCTGCCAGCTATGATATTTTGTTCTGTGCTTTCTCCCCTATACAGAGTTTTTCCCCGGGGattgggggggagggggtgtgtgAAGTTGGGCttttattatcattttaatTGACAAATCTCATTCATCCTTAATGaggaaaaattcaaataaaaggagagggaagcgCCCATGTGATACAAATCATTTCAAAGTGGTTTTAAAACGGACCGTTCCTCCGTGCTGGGAACCTCGCCCGGCCACGGTCATCCGCAATATCCTCTGGCATCTCCTAGGGGCGCAGCTGAGCTGAAGAAAACTCTGGAAAACCACCACGGccataattttggaaaaaaaaaaaaaaaaaaaaaaaaaaaaacaacaaagaaaaagaaaaaaaaaagtcccaacTCACCTAGCAAAAGTTTGTTTTTATCTTTACAGTCTGGCGTGTTCCACGGGTTGTTACAGGAggcccagggcagcacaggtacaaAGGACGCAAAAAGGTAGAAAAGTGTATAGCACAGGATAATATTGTAATATATGGCTATTAGAACCGAGATGATCAGCATGGCGATGCCGCAGCCTGGGAACAGAGAGGGGAGACAGGAGAACATCGCTATTAATCCCGGGGAAGGGGGGCAGCTGCCGCAGccgggggagcggcggggcccggcggctGCAAAGCATCGGCTTCCTCTGGCACAGGTACGGGGGTCTCCCCGCTTTGAGGGGCTTCCCCCGCAACTGGCACAGGTACGGGGGGTCCCCCTGCTTTGAGGAGCTTACCCCGCAAGGACCGCGCAAGGACATGCGGCTGAAGCCATGCGAGAGAGGGAGTGCAGGTCATGCTCCCCAAAACCGGGCCGGCTCCTGCTCCGCTCACCTTGCAAGGCCGGGATGGCTTTCCAGACCGACACGGGGCCCTGACTAGCAAACTGCCCCAGGGAGACTTCCAGGAAGAAAATGGGGATCCCAGCTAGAGCCAACATCATCAAATAGGGGATGAGAAACGCACcttggggggcaggaggggagagaagagagagtAACCTGAATCACCCCGTGATATTGGGGACAATTCAGTCAAGACATGCAGCTATtaaattttttctatttgttatCGCTTCCCGCTGCTGCCGGCCTCGACGGGGCGGGAATGGGGTGGGGGAAGGTGGGCGACAGCTTTCTGCATTTCCAGCATTTGCTCGAGACAATATTATTGTTAAAGGAGTACTTTAACGCCTCCCACTTAGTTCttatgtgtaaaaaaaaaatgctgacaattaaaaaataattagtttaAAATCCCTTCTTCCCTCACAGAAAACAGGCTCTACAGAATCGTTTTCGATGATCACAGCACCAATACCCCCTGCTGATAGACGTTTCGTAGAGGGAAGGGTTTTACAGTTGCAGGGGCTTGAATCCAGTAACGCTCACCGGTTCTCCGTTTAAATAAGAGCCTCTGGCAGGAGAACCCCTGCAAATaaactttttcttctccttgaaAACTATTAACGGCACAAACCCTCTCCTAACTTCTCCTCTATTCTGCTGAGCAGCATTCGCTCTACGTCAAACGATTATTTTTCAACCGGATCATTGagagatttaaaataattcccCCAAACTTCAAGAAATAACAAAATGTCTCGATTTGGGATCAAACTTCCTCTTGTGACTATCCTGATTGTAAAGTTCTGTGTACAGACCTTtactccctcctcttcccccatcccaccgATTGCGGATTCAGACCCGATTGTGCATAAATGAGGTGAAGGGAGTCCTGGAGCCCTCCCTCTGTGATCAACCCGCCTCTTCGTTTTCCTCCCTCTCCGGCCAGCACCAATTGCAGGTGTTTTTAAGGAAAGCACTGCCTTTTAATGAAATCTCGTCGGAGCTTTCCTACTTCCAGAGGTGAccatcacaaaaaaaacccaaaacaaaaaacaaacaaacaaacaaaaccacctgGCAGATGCTTCACCACGTCGCTGATGGTCTGAAGGTGCCCTTGCACCTCGGCTAAGCCCGGGGCTGGCTGCCCGGCAATAGGGAGCCGCCAGccccctcttccctcctttttctccccGCCAAAAAGGCAGAGACTGGCTCAGACCCGTACGGTACTGCAGGTagagagacaggaaaaagcCATCATACCTCCCCCATTCTTAAAGGCCAGGTACGGGAACCTCCAGACATTGCCCAGCCCCACTGCATAACCCACCATGGAGAGGATGAAATCCAGCTTGCTAGACCAGTTCCCTCGGGCTTTATTTTCATCCCCTACATCGTCTTCctaaaaggggagaaaagggaggaaaaatggAGGGGGAGAacaaaaacgaaaaaaaaaaaaaaaggagagagagagagagatgggaaAGCAGCTACTTTTGCAGACAAGTCCCGCGGTGCTGCGGCTGCACCTGCGAGCAGCGGCCGGGCCGGAGGGACCTTCCCGGGAggccccccctgcagcccacgcCACTGCTGCCTGGCCTCTCTTCTGtccagaaaaaacccacacgAAAGGTGGG
This window contains:
- the LOC135408642 gene encoding sodium- and chloride-dependent glycine transporter 2-like, giving the protein MSKQVVNNPEPVARGLNEGAGVVRISPENEPQNAPPQTPAATARLPRSLSNDNKTLPSEEAKPNDFERTKVGICKLSSTPVQANSTLRRESVEAFPCKHSPGVGTAGQAAIPHCKIPALQSTDGDANLSLGKSTLEQNSTKGAWVTLSQSTVVLGTDGNTSVLPGRVEGEDDVGDENKARGNWSSKLDFILSMVGYAVGLGNVWRFPYLAFKNGGGAFLIPYLMMLALAGIPIFFLEVSLGQFASQGPVSVWKAIPALQGCGIAMLIISVLIAIYYNIILCYTLFYLFASFVPVLPWASCNNPWNTPDCKDKNKLLLDSCIIGDHPKIQIKNSTFCMSAYPNLTMVNFTREGNKTFVSGSEEYFKYFVLKISAGIEYPGEIRWPLALSLFLAWVIVYASLAKGIKSSGKVVYFTATFPYVVLIILLIRGVTLPGAGDGIWYFITPKWEKLIDAMVWKDAATQIFFSLSAAWGGLITLSSYNKFHNNCYRDTLIVTCTNSATSIFAGFVIFSVIGFMANELKVNIEAVADQGPGIAFVVYPEALTRLPLSPFWAIIFFLMLLTLGLDTMFATIETIVTSVSDEFPKYLRTHKALFTLGCCVSFFVMGFPMITQGGMYMLQLVDTYAASYSLVIIAIFELVGVSYIYGLQRFCEDIEMMIGFQPSKFWRVCWAFVTPTILTFILCFSFYQWEPMTYGAYHYPGWSMVLGWLMLACSVIWIPVMFVIKMHLAPGKFIERLKLVCSPQPDWGPFLAKHRGERYMNMIDPLGTSSLGLKLPVKDMELGTQC